A section of the Flavobacterium ardleyense genome encodes:
- a CDS encoding SCO family protein: MKKYILITFAFLILVSCNNKKEVTEVSAVNSEIIDKPISDLSIYNLPEKWTNQDGKDIELKELRGKVLVMVMIYTSCKAACPRLVADMRNIEDRIPKELKEKVTFVLVSIDPEVDTPERLKAFAIENEMDGGQWVFLRSDEERTREFSAVLAVNYKKISPIDFSHSNIISVFNAEGEMTFQQEGLGVSYDKTVAKIKEEASKI; encoded by the coding sequence ATGAAAAAGTATATTCTAATCACTTTTGCTTTCTTAATTCTAGTAAGCTGCAATAATAAAAAAGAGGTTACAGAAGTTTCTGCAGTGAATTCTGAAATAATTGATAAGCCAATATCAGATTTATCAATTTATAATCTACCTGAGAAATGGACTAACCAAGACGGAAAAGACATTGAGTTAAAAGAGCTCAGAGGAAAAGTCCTTGTTATGGTAATGATTTACACCTCTTGCAAGGCGGCATGTCCTAGGCTTGTTGCAGATATGCGAAATATCGAAGATCGCATTCCTAAAGAACTGAAGGAGAAAGTAACGTTTGTTTTGGTCAGCATCGATCCAGAAGTTGATACTCCCGAGCGTCTAAAAGCGTTTGCAATAGAAAACGAAATGGATGGAGGTCAGTGGGTTTTCCTAAGATCTGATGAGGAGAGAACCAGAGAATTCTCGGCAGTATTAGCGGTAAATTACAAGAAAATCTCTCCAATCGATTTTTCACACTCAAATATAATCTCGGTATTTAATGCCGAAGGTGAAATGACTTTCCAACAAGAAGGATTGGGAGTTAGCTACGACAAAACGGTTGCCAAAATTAAAGAAGAAGCATCTAAAATCTAA
- a CDS encoding alginate export family protein has protein sequence MKLTTKIFVVAAIAVTTVSSFAQELDVNLQLRPRFEYRNSYKELMKDGLYPTSIVSQRSRLNFLYKQEKLKANITLQNVRVWGDVPTSSPSDKNGVALFESWLSYDFYPNWSTKIGRQVISYDNQRIFGGIDWAQQGQSHDAVVVSYKKNSYQLDLAAAINNGGEILSESAYNTTYKNMQFAWFNQKFSEVSLSLLALNTGYQYENLVENKFEVAYLQTFGGFMKWESPKVYGDLGIYGQMGEAALTNSKVDVSAYYAQVSLGYKFNQGFKADLGFEYLSGKDQNDGDPKVKSFAPLFGTNHAFNGFMDYFYVGNHKNSVGLQDLYAKFTFDKNKWQVAIIPHIFNSAATVYNPNSNAEFDDYLGTELDIMATYKADKNFVISGGFSKMFGTETMEYLKGGNSSNDNNWAWVMVSFNPQIFSFKNKVD, from the coding sequence ATGAAACTTACTACAAAAATATTTGTTGTAGCTGCAATTGCAGTTACTACAGTGAGCTCTTTTGCTCAAGAATTAGATGTAAATCTACAATTACGACCACGATTTGAATACAGAAACAGCTACAAAGAATTGATGAAAGACGGATTATATCCAACTTCGATCGTATCCCAACGAAGTCGTCTAAACTTTCTCTATAAACAAGAAAAACTCAAAGCAAATATCACATTGCAAAACGTGAGAGTTTGGGGAGATGTGCCAACAAGTTCACCTTCAGACAAAAATGGAGTAGCATTATTTGAATCTTGGTTGAGCTATGATTTCTATCCAAACTGGTCTACAAAAATCGGTAGACAAGTTATTTCCTATGACAATCAACGAATTTTTGGGGGAATAGATTGGGCACAACAGGGGCAGAGTCACGATGCGGTTGTAGTATCATATAAAAAGAATTCCTACCAATTAGATCTGGCGGCAGCGATTAATAATGGTGGCGAAATATTGAGTGAAAGTGCGTACAACACAACCTACAAAAACATGCAATTCGCCTGGTTCAATCAGAAATTCTCAGAAGTAAGTTTGAGTCTTCTCGCTCTGAATACTGGCTACCAATATGAAAACTTGGTCGAAAATAAATTTGAAGTGGCTTACCTACAAACTTTCGGTGGATTTATGAAGTGGGAATCCCCAAAAGTGTATGGCGATTTGGGAATTTATGGTCAGATGGGCGAGGCAGCCTTAACAAATTCAAAGGTAGATGTGTCGGCATATTACGCACAAGTTTCGCTAGGATATAAATTTAATCAAGGATTCAAAGCAGATTTAGGTTTTGAATATCTTTCAGGAAAGGATCAAAATGATGGAGATCCGAAAGTTAAGTCGTTCGCGCCATTATTTGGAACAAATCACGCTTTCAACGGGTTTATGGATTATTTCTACGTCGGGAATCACAAGAATTCAGTGGGATTACAAGATCTGTACGCCAAATTTACTTTCGATAAAAATAAGTGGCAAGTGGCAATAATTCCTCACATCTTTAACAGTGCTGCCACAGTTTATAATCCTAATTCCAACGCGGAATTTGATGATTACTTGGGGACAGAGTTGGACATTATGGCAACTTACAAAGCAGATAAAAACTTTGTAATTTCTGGTGGCTTTTCAAAAATGTTCGGCACAGAAACGATGGAATATCTTAAAGGCGGCAATAGTTCAAATGACAATAATTGGGCTTGGGTGATGGTCTCGTTTAATCCTCAAATATTCTCATTCAAAAATAAGGTAGATTAA
- a CDS encoding AraC family transcriptional regulator yields the protein MANSNKEYYLTEVDRQPSSIYCMHDLMGETDITFHKHNKGQFLYTEGGVVHVTTNSQTFFLPARHYMWIPAGVMHSIHPTTANVIMRNLYFPTEHNEDEFYSKTAVYPVSELLLQMIIYTNRWSGDKKPIDKSAWHFTLSLKSILPEISIYKLPLYLPYAKDKRLIWIIKYMQENLHESIVLSDFEKLKGVSPRTLSRLFQSDVGMSFVQYLTIQRLMRAIDLLLENQLSVKEVASLVGYNSTPTFSNTFFKILGIRPSEYQKQASSFSPESFLAE from the coding sequence ATGGCTAATTCAAACAAAGAATATTATTTAACGGAGGTGGATCGGCAGCCCTCATCAATCTATTGCATGCATGATTTGATGGGTGAAACAGATATTACTTTTCACAAACATAATAAGGGTCAATTTCTCTATACCGAGGGTGGAGTAGTACATGTTACCACTAATAGCCAGACTTTTTTCCTTCCGGCTCGTCATTATATGTGGATCCCTGCGGGCGTTATGCACAGTATTCACCCAACCACGGCCAATGTAATTATGCGTAATTTATATTTTCCGACAGAACATAATGAAGACGAATTTTATTCGAAAACTGCAGTGTATCCAGTAAGCGAACTTTTGTTACAGATGATTATTTACACCAACCGATGGAGTGGTGACAAAAAACCCATTGACAAAAGTGCTTGGCATTTTACACTTTCGTTAAAAAGTATTTTGCCAGAAATTAGCATATATAAATTACCGCTGTATTTGCCTTACGCAAAAGACAAACGATTAATATGGATTATAAAATATATGCAGGAAAATTTACATGAAAGTATTGTTTTATCTGATTTTGAAAAATTAAAAGGCGTTAGTCCCAGAACACTTTCCAGACTATTCCAAAGCGATGTGGGTATGTCGTTTGTGCAATACTTGACTATTCAGCGGCTGATGCGTGCCATCGATTTGCTGCTTGAAAATCAATTATCGGTAAAAGAAGTAGCTTCCTTAGTTGGCTATAATAGTACTCCAACCTTTAGTAATACATTTTTTAAAATTCTAGGCATTCGACCGTCAGAATATCAGAAACAAGCTTCAAGTTTTAGTCCAGAAAGCTTTTTGGCAGAATAG
- a CDS encoding succinate CoA transferase: protein MYKDRILNAELAQKLMSSEKAAAFISDKMVVASSGFTKAGDSKAVLAALALKAKVDPLKITLITGASLGHDTDAALVNADALSLRLPFQVDRVLRKAINAGEVLFIDQHLGETANLLKANNFPKIDVAIIEAIRINEDGSIVPTTSVGNSASFAELADKIIIEINTKVPFALCGLHDIFSTGEYPNRTEIPITSASTRIGTTSIPLDISKIIGIVITEIVDSPAEIAPPEASTSAISKHLVNFFSEEVKKGNLSKSLMPLQAGIGKVANAVLTGFIDSEFENLTMYSEVLQDSTFDLLDSGKMLFASGSSITVSEEYYESIFSDFDKYKDKIVLRPQDISNAAEVIRRLGVISINTALECDIYGNVNSTHVGGTDMMNGIGGSGDFARNSYLSIFVTQSVTKNNTISRIVPMVSHTDHTEHDVDIIVTEQGLADLRGLAPRQRALTIIKNCVHPLYREQMQDYFDRSCERGGHTPHLLEEAFSWYQILKETGTMQKAL from the coding sequence ATGTATAAAGATCGAATTTTAAATGCTGAATTGGCTCAAAAATTAATGAGTTCAGAAAAAGCGGCCGCTTTTATTTCAGATAAAATGGTGGTGGCTTCTAGTGGTTTTACCAAGGCAGGAGATAGTAAAGCTGTTTTGGCGGCATTAGCTCTAAAAGCAAAAGTAGATCCGCTAAAAATCACTTTAATTACTGGAGCTTCACTAGGTCACGACACCGATGCAGCTTTGGTCAATGCTGATGCATTGTCATTACGACTTCCATTTCAAGTAGATCGCGTATTGCGCAAAGCCATTAATGCAGGTGAGGTTCTTTTTATTGATCAGCATTTAGGCGAAACAGCGAATTTATTAAAAGCAAATAATTTTCCAAAAATTGATGTAGCTATTATAGAGGCCATACGGATTAACGAAGACGGAAGTATTGTCCCTACAACTTCGGTCGGAAATTCGGCCTCTTTTGCTGAACTAGCTGACAAGATAATAATCGAAATAAATACCAAAGTTCCATTTGCACTTTGCGGATTACACGATATATTCTCAACCGGAGAATATCCAAATCGAACTGAAATCCCAATTACATCAGCAAGCACCAGAATCGGAACTACTAGTATTCCATTAGATATTTCAAAAATAATTGGAATTGTAATTACTGAGATAGTTGATAGTCCGGCAGAAATTGCGCCGCCTGAAGCTTCAACCTCTGCAATCTCAAAACACTTGGTAAACTTTTTTAGTGAAGAGGTAAAGAAAGGAAATCTCAGCAAATCTTTAATGCCACTACAAGCTGGAATTGGAAAAGTTGCAAATGCGGTACTCACTGGTTTTATAGATAGTGAGTTTGAGAATTTAACTATGTACTCAGAAGTTTTGCAGGACAGCACATTTGATTTATTAGATTCGGGAAAAATGCTCTTTGCTTCGGGATCTTCAATAACAGTTTCGGAAGAATATTACGAAAGTATATTTAGTGATTTTGATAAATATAAAGACAAAATAGTATTACGTCCTCAAGATATCAGCAATGCTGCTGAGGTGATCAGGAGATTAGGAGTCATTAGTATAAATACTGCTTTGGAATGTGATATTTATGGCAATGTAAATTCGACGCATGTTGGTGGGACTGATATGATGAATGGCATTGGTGGTTCGGGAGATTTTGCTCGAAACTCGTATCTCAGTATTTTTGTAACGCAATCTGTTACTAAGAATAATACGATTTCCCGAATTGTTCCGATGGTTTCGCACACAGATCATACTGAACACGACGTAGATATTATAGTGACAGAGCAAGGTTTGGCAGATTTACGAGGACTTGCACCCCGACAGCGTGCTCTAACAATTATTAAAAACTGTGTGCATCCATTGTATAGGGAGCAAATGCAGGATTATTTTGATAGATCATGTGAAAGAGGTGGACATACACCACATTTATTAGAGGAAGCTTTTTCGTGGTACCAAATTCTAAAAGAAACTGGAACTATGCAAAAAGCACTGTAA
- a CDS encoding T9SS type A sorting domain-containing protein — translation MKTVLLSVAAFLMFGNINAQSTSFENGEGYSLGEINGQNGWQILGLFSSMFTIVNSPTSDGQNSLKLDLDTTGFLPSGNVIGPARDISTLVPLNPDTYEVSADLYFTSTTATQTEVDFFVYGAGGIEGLPSSIMALGNGLVRIVETSDFSTTEVVVPNDVFTNLRVKFDFQNQETLYYINNVLAYTGELNLSKVTGYGFYTTGKTVCYVDNVKAGTSLLGISDVEQNRFSQYVSQNELHISSPSIMNEVEIYSITGQKVMAQSLNSTDGTVQISQLSAGVYLATLKFEGATKTFKFVK, via the coding sequence ATGAAAACAGTTTTACTTTCGGTAGCGGCATTTTTGATGTTTGGCAACATCAATGCACAGAGCACCTCATTTGAAAATGGAGAAGGGTACAGCCTAGGAGAAATCAATGGTCAGAATGGATGGCAGATATTGGGATTATTTTCTTCGATGTTTACAATCGTTAATAGTCCTACATCAGACGGACAAAACTCTTTGAAATTAGATTTGGATACAACTGGCTTTTTGCCTTCTGGAAATGTGATTGGACCAGCTCGCGACATCAGTACTTTAGTTCCTTTAAATCCGGATACTTACGAAGTTTCTGCAGATTTATATTTTACTTCAACTACAGCTACTCAAACAGAAGTTGATTTTTTTGTATACGGTGCAGGAGGAATTGAAGGACTTCCTTCATCAATAATGGCATTGGGTAATGGTCTTGTACGTATTGTGGAAACTTCAGATTTCTCTACAACCGAAGTGGTAGTGCCAAACGATGTATTTACAAATTTAAGAGTAAAATTTGATTTTCAAAATCAAGAAACTTTGTATTATATCAACAATGTTCTGGCATATACTGGAGAATTAAATTTATCTAAGGTTACAGGATATGGATTTTACACAACAGGTAAAACTGTTTGTTATGTTGATAATGTAAAAGCAGGTACAAGCTTGCTAGGTATCTCTGATGTTGAACAAAACCGATTTTCGCAATATGTAAGTCAAAATGAACTGCACATTTCGAGTCCATCAATTATGAACGAGGTTGAAATTTACTCAATTACAGGACAAAAAGTTATGGCGCAATCTCTAAATTCTACTGATGGGACTGTACAGATATCTCAATTATCGGCTGGGGTTTATCTAGCTACATTGAAATTTGAAGGAGCTACAAAGACATTTAAATTTGTTAAATAG
- a CDS encoding porin family protein — MKFLKVITAATVMLATVSMSAQERDIAIGVKGGVNFATITGDDIDSPDSRTSFHVGLVTEFPMNDMFSLQAEALYSGQGFKGNFSGTDGDKVEYQLDYISIPVLAKIYVTRGLSLEVGPQFSFKINEEFDFNPNSDNGDINLENTSYEAKDFEVAVGAGLTFQTEMGLFASGRYNYGLTEIIENTDAKNSVFQISVGYKF; from the coding sequence ATGAAATTTTTAAAAGTAATTACCGCAGCAACTGTAATGTTGGCAACCGTTAGCATGAGTGCACAAGAAAGAGACATTGCAATTGGAGTTAAAGGAGGGGTAAACTTCGCTACTATTACAGGTGACGATATTGATAGCCCAGATTCAAGAACAAGCTTCCACGTAGGTCTTGTTACTGAATTTCCAATGAACGATATGTTCTCACTTCAAGCAGAAGCCTTATATTCTGGACAAGGATTTAAAGGAAACTTTAGCGGTACCGATGGAGATAAAGTAGAATATCAACTTGACTACATTAGCATTCCAGTATTGGCAAAAATCTATGTTACAAGAGGTCTAAGTTTAGAAGTTGGACCACAATTTAGTTTCAAAATTAACGAAGAATTTGATTTTAATCCAAATTCTGACAATGGAGATATCAACCTAGAAAACACTTCGTACGAAGCTAAAGATTTTGAAGTTGCTGTAGGTGCAGGTCTTACTTTCCAAACAGAAATGGGATTGTTTGCTTCAGGTCGTTACAACTACGGTCTTACAGAAATCATCGAAAATACTGACGCGAAAAACTCAGTTTTCCAAATTAGTGTTGGGTATAAATTCTAA
- a CDS encoding site-specific tyrosine recombinase, with the protein MKDWDLYILNFTNYLRIERGLSRQTIISYKYDLEKLTKYLKLHNIGDSPIVIAAIVLKEFVYSISSEVNPRTQSRILSGLKSFFSYLIFEDLRADNPMDLIEAPKLQQSLPDTLSVEEIDRLIAAIDLGSNEGERNRAMLEVLYSCGLRVTELVTLRISDLFFDEGFIRVSGKGSKQRYVPIAQSAQKFINHYKDEVRVHQNVVKGYEDILFLNRRGRQLTRAMIFTIIKRLAVEVDLNKNISPHTFRHSFATHLLSNGADLRAIQLMLGHESITTTEIYVHLDKRFLNEVLQKFHPRQEIKKGTDF; encoded by the coding sequence ATGAAAGATTGGGATTTGTACATACTTAATTTTACTAATTATCTTCGGATTGAACGCGGACTTTCGCGTCAAACAATTATTTCATACAAGTATGATTTGGAGAAGCTGACAAAATATTTAAAACTTCATAATATTGGTGATTCTCCAATTGTAATAGCGGCAATCGTATTAAAAGAATTTGTCTATTCTATATCTTCTGAAGTGAATCCTCGAACTCAATCTCGCATTCTCTCCGGCTTAAAAAGTTTTTTCTCATACCTTATTTTTGAAGATTTGAGAGCTGATAACCCAATGGATCTTATTGAGGCACCAAAATTACAGCAATCATTGCCAGACACACTTTCGGTTGAGGAAATAGATAGACTAATTGCCGCAATTGATCTAGGCAGTAACGAAGGCGAGCGCAATCGTGCAATGTTGGAAGTGCTTTATAGTTGTGGACTTCGGGTTACTGAATTGGTGACACTGCGGATCTCGGATCTATTTTTTGACGAGGGATTTATTCGCGTAAGCGGAAAAGGAAGTAAGCAACGATATGTACCGATTGCTCAAAGTGCACAGAAATTTATTAATCACTATAAAGATGAGGTGCGCGTTCATCAAAATGTTGTGAAAGGTTATGAAGATATTTTATTTTTAAATAGGAGAGGGAGGCAGTTGACAAGAGCGATGATTTTTACAATCATTAAAAGGTTGGCGGTGGAAGTTGACTTAAATAAAAATATCAGTCCGCATACCTTTCGACATTCTTTTGCCACGCATTTATTATCTAACGGAGCTGATCTAAGAGCGATACAATTGATGTTGGGCCACGAATCCATCACAACCACCGAAATATATGTGCATTTGGATAAGCGCTTCTTAAACGAAGTTTTGCAAAAGTTTCATCCTCGACAGGAAATAAAAAAAGGAACCGATTTCTAA
- the rny gene encoding ribonuclease Y has protein sequence MDSTLLIVIAGIVGIAGGFLIAKLLERSNIFNLLKNAKQEAATIIKDANVDAENIKKDKILQAKEKFIELKSEHEQVILGRDKKIAEVEKRVRDKESQVSSELSRAKKVNDDFEAKTSELSARISNLDRKQSELDKMHQSQLEKLEAISGLSADEAKEQLVQGLRNEAKTLAMSHIQDTIEEAKLTAHQEAKKIIINTIQRIGTEEAVENCVSVFNIESDDVKGRIIGREGRNIRALEAATGVEIIVDDTPEAIILSCFDPVRREIARLALHKLVTDGRIHPARIEEVVAKTAKQIDDEIIDVGKRTVIDLGIHGLHPELIKVVGRMKYRSSYGQNLLQHSREVSKLCGLMAAELGLNVKLAKRAGLLHDIGKVPDTESDLPHALLGMQWAEKYGEKEEVCNAIGAHHDEIEMKYLLSPIVQVCDAISGARPGARRQVLDSYIQRLKDLEEIAFGFNGVKNAYAIQAGRELRVIVESDKVTDDNAASLSFDISQKIQTEMTYPGQVKVTVIRETRAVNIAK, from the coding sequence ATGGACAGTACACTATTAATAGTAATAGCCGGAATCGTGGGCATTGCAGGCGGTTTTCTTATCGCCAAACTTCTAGAAAGAAGTAATATCTTCAACCTTCTAAAGAATGCGAAACAAGAAGCAGCAACAATTATAAAAGACGCAAACGTCGATGCTGAAAACATCAAAAAAGATAAAATCCTTCAAGCAAAAGAAAAGTTTATCGAACTTAAATCGGAGCATGAACAAGTAATTTTAGGACGTGACAAAAAAATTGCAGAGGTAGAAAAAAGAGTACGTGACAAAGAATCGCAGGTATCAAGTGAACTTTCTAGAGCAAAAAAAGTTAATGATGACTTTGAAGCAAAAACTTCCGAACTATCTGCACGTATCTCAAATCTTGACAGAAAACAGTCAGAATTAGACAAAATGCACCAAAGTCAATTAGAAAAACTTGAAGCAATTTCAGGTCTTTCTGCCGACGAAGCAAAAGAACAACTCGTACAAGGATTGCGCAATGAGGCGAAAACTCTAGCAATGTCTCACATACAAGACACAATCGAGGAAGCAAAACTTACAGCGCATCAAGAGGCAAAGAAAATCATTATCAATACCATTCAACGAATTGGAACGGAAGAAGCAGTGGAAAACTGTGTATCTGTTTTTAATATCGAATCTGATGATGTAAAAGGTCGAATCATTGGTAGAGAAGGTCGAAATATCCGCGCACTTGAAGCTGCAACGGGAGTAGAAATAATCGTTGATGATACACCGGAAGCAATTATCCTGTCTTGTTTTGACCCTGTGCGTCGTGAAATCGCAAGGCTAGCACTTCACAAATTAGTAACAGATGGTCGTATTCACCCAGCACGTATTGAAGAAGTTGTTGCAAAGACAGCTAAGCAAATTGATGACGAAATTATCGACGTAGGTAAACGTACCGTAATCGATCTTGGTATTCACGGCTTACACCCAGAACTTATTAAAGTCGTGGGACGAATGAAATACAGATCATCATACGGACAAAACTTGCTACAGCACTCACGCGAAGTTTCTAAACTTTGTGGTTTGATGGCGGCTGAACTTGGATTAAACGTAAAACTTGCCAAAAGAGCTGGTCTACTTCACGATATTGGAAAAGTACCAGATACAGAAAGTGATCTTCCACACGCTTTACTAGGAATGCAATGGGCAGAGAAATACGGCGAAAAAGAAGAAGTGTGCAACGCGATTGGAGCACACCACGACGAAATCGAAATGAAGTACCTTCTGTCTCCTATAGTTCAAGTATGTGATGCCATTTCTGGAGCACGTCCAGGAGCAAGGCGTCAAGTGCTAGATTCGTATATTCAGAGATTGAAAGATCTTGAAGAAATAGCGTTTGGTTTCAATGGAGTTAAAAATGCCTATGCAATTCAGGCAGGTAGAGAGCTGAGAGTAATCGTTGAAAGCGACAAAGTTACAGACGACAATGCTGCATCATTATCATTTGATATTTCGCAAAAAATACAGACAGAAATGACCTACCCAGGACAAGTTAAAGTTACCGTAATTCGCGAAACTAGAGCGGTGAATATCGCTAAATAG
- a CDS encoding cell division protein ZapA: MEKLKIKVSIADRVYPLTVDMAQEEGLRSASKKIEVMIKQFEENYAVRDKQDVLAMCALQFASQVEQKQIDTDSSSEETLLRLKKIKDLLVQYLDK, translated from the coding sequence ATGGAAAAACTGAAAATTAAAGTGTCAATAGCCGATAGGGTTTACCCTCTCACCGTTGATATGGCTCAAGAAGAAGGCCTTAGAAGTGCTTCCAAGAAAATTGAAGTAATGATCAAACAGTTTGAAGAAAATTATGCTGTGCGAGACAAGCAAGATGTACTAGCGATGTGTGCTTTACAATTTGCTTCTCAAGTAGAGCAGAAACAAATTGATACTGACTCAAGTAGCGAAGAAACTTTGCTACGACTCAAAAAAATTAAAGATTTATTAGTACAATATCTCGATAAATAA
- a CDS encoding M23 family metallopeptidase → MKFYALLLLVFSSAIAQEYPRDYFRPPLDIPLQLAGNFGELRNNHFHAGLDFRTQQREGLNIYASADGYVSRIKISTYGYGKAIYITHPNGYTTVYGHLQQATGAIKEYIYKKHYEAESFEIEYFPKPNELPVTKGQVIALSGNTGGSGGPHLHYEIRDSKTENVLNPLMFGFDILVPDTKKPVVTKLMVYPIGDGSIANNYQVPTMLSFTQQKDGTYQAEKIVATGKVGIGFSGYDSNNVSPNKNGIYSAKGFINGKQKFENRFESYHFDDTRYINALLDYSRLKKTGERVQKMFAEKPFPLPTLSTDKDQGIIDVKPNFNQIYKLEIADYNGNKAIFSIPIEYGIQPQPLGSLPKTTPYFIDSDKEYIFEKDSMEVSFPVGTFYNNFYLDFDVRNKIMYLDNTDVPVQKNFKVAITDSSYSAEAIPKTFIASVVGNRKSYNRTTFKNNVFTTYVRSLGNFSLAQDTKAPTISIANSIEGKTINGYKTLTLTIGDDLSGINDYKGYLNGKWILFDYDYKSRKIIHDFSDNIYQDGRNDLKIIVTDNVGNSATFETHFFKNR, encoded by the coding sequence ATGAAGTTTTACGCCCTTTTATTGCTTGTCTTTAGTTCTGCAATTGCACAGGAATATCCTCGAGATTACTTCCGGCCACCTTTGGATATTCCGCTACAGTTAGCTGGAAATTTTGGTGAACTTCGCAACAATCACTTTCACGCAGGCTTGGATTTTCGAACTCAGCAGCGAGAAGGCCTCAATATTTATGCCTCTGCAGATGGATATGTGTCTCGCATCAAAATTTCGACTTATGGTTATGGAAAAGCAATTTACATAACACATCCAAATGGTTATACTACTGTATATGGACATCTGCAGCAGGCGACGGGTGCTATCAAAGAATATATATACAAAAAGCATTATGAAGCAGAAAGTTTCGAAATTGAGTATTTTCCAAAACCTAATGAACTTCCTGTGACCAAAGGTCAGGTGATTGCATTGTCAGGAAATACTGGAGGATCGGGAGGCCCGCATTTACACTATGAGATTCGAGATTCGAAAACTGAGAATGTCCTAAATCCGTTGATGTTTGGATTTGATATTCTTGTGCCTGATACTAAGAAACCAGTTGTTACCAAACTAATGGTTTACCCTATTGGAGATGGCTCTATTGCAAATAACTATCAAGTGCCAACAATGTTGAGTTTTACGCAGCAAAAAGATGGCACTTATCAAGCCGAAAAGATTGTTGCTACGGGCAAAGTAGGAATTGGATTTTCAGGCTATGACAGCAATAATGTTTCTCCAAACAAAAACGGAATTTATTCGGCAAAAGGTTTTATTAACGGCAAGCAGAAATTTGAAAACAGATTCGAAAGCTACCATTTTGATGACACAAGATATATCAATGCACTATTGGATTATTCGAGATTAAAGAAAACTGGAGAGCGCGTTCAGAAAATGTTCGCCGAAAAACCTTTTCCATTACCAACACTTTCCACTGACAAGGACCAAGGAATTATTGATGTAAAACCAAATTTTAATCAGATTTATAAATTAGAAATTGCCGATTATAATGGTAACAAAGCTATTTTTTCTATTCCGATTGAATATGGTATTCAGCCGCAGCCTTTGGGAAGTCTTCCTAAGACTACGCCTTATTTTATAGATTCGGATAAAGAATATATTTTTGAAAAAGATTCTATGGAAGTGAGTTTTCCGGTTGGAACATTTTACAATAATTTCTATCTAGATTTTGATGTTCGAAATAAAATAATGTATCTCGATAATACCGATGTTCCAGTTCAGAAGAATTTTAAAGTTGCAATTACCGACTCAAGTTATTCGGCAGAAGCCATTCCTAAAACATTTATCGCTTCGGTGGTTGGAAACAGAAAAAGCTACAATAGAACCACTTTCAAAAACAATGTTTTTACAACGTACGTTCGTAGTTTAGGAAATTTTAGTCTTGCTCAAGATACCAAAGCGCCAACAATCTCAATTGCAAATTCAATTGAAGGAAAAACAATAAATGGTTATAAAACATTGACGCTAACCATTGGTGATGATCTGTCGGGAATAAATGACTATAAAGGATACCTTAATGGAAAATGGATTTTGTTTGATTATGATTATAAAAGTCGAAAGATAATACACGATTTTTCAGACAATATCTATCAGGATGGACGCAATGATTTAAAAATTATTGTCACTGATAATGTGGGGAATTCCGCTACCTTTGAAACTCATTTTTTTAAAAATAGATAA